Proteins encoded together in one Vanessa cardui chromosome 19, ilVanCard2.1, whole genome shotgun sequence window:
- the LOC124537885 gene encoding protein tumorous imaginal discs, mitochondrial-like isoform X2 gives MAPTRSIIGFLNPKTISAVFSPNISKTSCRFIHRCNNCSHFLRSPVVSTVTLGRKNIKYGELSARHRYIHTTSSLNARTDYYQVLGVSKNASAKDIKKAYYQLAKKYHPDANKSDPEAPKKFQEVSEAYEILSDENKRKQYDTYGTTSEQMGMGGGPGGPDGFTHQWQYKSTIDPEELFRKIFGDAGFKAESFSDFAESKFGYGAAQEIIVNLRFTEAARGVNKDINVNVVDTCPKCMGSRSEPGTKAIKCTYCNGTGMETFSRGPFVMRSTCRHCHGTRMLIKFPCVECEGKGQTVQRKKVTVPVPAGVEDGQTVRMAVGNNEVFITFKVESSSYFKRDGPDVHTDCTISVSQALLGGTVRIQGLYEDHTIQIVPGTSSHSIVRLSRKGMKRVSQHGHGDHYVHIKIQVPKTLSEKQKALIYAYAELEEETPGQIHGVSYDRDGKKVSISEPQNLVDAVKEALKEKKNIEGGTSETSEEDVVKESKRSKG, from the exons ATGGCTCCGACCCGGAGTATTATTGGATTTTTAAATCCTAAAACTATTAGTGCCGTTTTTAGtccaaatatatcaaaaacttCGTGTCGATTTATTCATAGATGTAATAATTGCAGTCATTTTTTAAGGAGTCCGGTAGTATCTACCGTGACATTGGgtcgtaaaaatattaaat ATGGCGAACTAAGTGCGAGACATCGATACATTCATACTACTTCTAGTTTAAACGCAAGGACTGACTATTATCAAGTTCTCGGTGTATCCAAAAATGCTTCAGCTAAAGATATCAAAAAGGCGTACTATCAGCTCGCTAAAAAGTATCACCCGGATGCAAATAAATCAGATCCAGAAGCTCCGAAAAAGTTCCAAGAAGTTTCCGAAGCGTATGAG ATCCTGTCCGATGAAAACAAGCGTAAACAGTATGATACATATGGTACGACATCTGAACAAATGGGCATGGGTGGAGGACCTGGAGGACCAGATGGTTTTACACATCAATGGCAATACAAATCCACCATAGACCCTGAAGAGCTCTTCCGTAAGATATTTGGAGATGCAGGATTCAAAGCTGAATCGTTTAGTGACTTTGCTGAGAGCAAGTTTGGTTATGGAGCAGCGCAAGAA atTATAGTAAATCTACGATTCACTGAAGCAGCTCGTGGTGTGAACAAGGATATAAATGTCAATGTGGTAGACACATGTCCTAAATGCATGGGGTCTAGGAGTGAGCCTGGCACCAAAGCAATTAAGTGTACTTATTGTAATGGTACTGGCATGGAAACATTTTCTAGAg GACCATTTGTGATGCGTTCAACTTGCCGACATTGCCATGGCACCAGAATGCTGATTAAGTTCCCATGTGTTGAGTGTGAAGGCAAGGGACAGACT gttcaacgtaaaaaagtaacagttcCAGTACCAGCTGGAGTTGAAGATGGACAGACAGTACGGATGGCTGTCGGCAACAATGAAGTCTTTATAACATTCAAAGTTGAAAGCTCAAGCTATTTTAAGAGAGATGGACCAGATGTTCATACTGATTGCACA ATTTCAGTATCACAAGCATTACTGGGCGGAACGGTGAGGATACAAGGCCTTTATGAAGACCATACAATACAG ATTGTTCCAGGCACATCCTCTCACAGCATAGTCCGTTTGTCTCGGAAAGGTATGAAGAGAGTTAGTCAGCATGGACATGGTGACCACTATGTGCACATTAAAATACAG GTACCGAAGACGCTGAGCGAAAAGCAGAAGGCCCTTATATACGCTTACGCTGAACTAGAAGAGGAAACTCCAGGACAAATACACGGCGTTTCTTATGACAGAGATG gtaaaaaagtttctatatcGGAGCCTCAGAATTTGGTGGACGCTGTCAAAGAAGCGCTTAaagagaagaaaaatatcgAAGGCGGTACATCAGAGACCTCCGAGGAAGATGTCGTGAAAGAGTCTAAGCGCAGCAAGGGTTAA
- the LOC124537861 gene encoding protein king tubby, whose product MASVNVRDQKIEQQRQLLEQKMKQKRQNSGMVQANDLRVGSAKRPISGSRSRELHGYDGPMQFLMSPVNPDQVIPLQTNRMSTYDELGNQIEVLTVGDDVGEESGEEERESVPVCSMGRDASTDDVCADAAVAPLQGRPRRDVSPSQTAEIEGSVEGSVETFVITPAKHGTLYKCRIARDRKGMDRGLYPTYFLHLEKDYGKKVFLLAGRKRKKSATSNYLISTDPTELTRQADSFAGKLRSNLLGTAFTVYDNGKAWRKNHRDPPRHELAAVVYDTNVLGFKGPRKMTVILPGMTPDRQRVTIAPQDDSESLLERWKSQNFDDIVVLHNKTPVWNDETQSYVLNFHGRVTQASVKNFQIVHDSEPDYVVMQFGRISEDVFTMDFRYPLCALQAFGIALSSFDSKLACE is encoded by the exons ATGGCTTCAGTTAACGTTCGTGATCAAAAGATCGAACAACAA cgACAATTATTAGAACAGAAGATGAAACAGAAACGACAAAATTCTGGTATGGTCCAGGCTAACGATTTAAGAGTGGGTTCTGCCAAACGTCCTATATCTGGCAGTCGTTCTCGTGAACTCCATG gATATGATGGTCCGATGCAATTTCTTATGTCGCCAGTCAATCCCGATCAAGTCATTCCCCTCCAAACAAATAGAATGTCCACCTATGATG AATTAGGGAATCAAATCGAAGTCCTGACAGTGGGGGACGATGTCGGGGAAGAAAGTGGGGAAGAGGAAAGAGAAAGTGTCCCGGTTTGCAGCATGGGACGAGATGCGAGCACGGACGACGTGTGCGCTGATGCAGCCGTCGCTCCACTCCAAGGCAGACCTCGACGAGATGTTTCGCCCAGCCAg ACGGCAGAAATCGAGGGATCCGTGGAAGGTTCCGTGGAGACATTTGTAATAACTCCAGCGAAACATGGAACATTGTACAAGTGTCGCATCGCACGGGATAGAAAGGGCATGGATCGAGGATTGTATCCAACTTACTTCTTGCATCTTGAAAAAGATTACGGCAAGAAAGTGTTCCTGTTAGCTG GTCGAAAGCGTAAAAAATCAGCAACATCGAACTATCTCATATCAACGGATCCGACGGAACTGACGCGCCAAGCTGATAGTTTCGCTGGAAAGCTGAGATCCAATCTGCTTGGCACGGCTTTCACGGTCTACGACAACGGTAAAGCTTGGAGGAAGAACCACAGGGATCCACCTCGACACGAGCTCGCCGCTGTTGTTTAT GATACCAACGTCTTGGGCTTCAAAGGACCTCGCAAGATGACTGTCATCTTACCAGGGATGACACCAGATCGGCAGAGGGTTACAATCGCACCGCAAGACGACAGCGAATCGCTCCTCGAACGATGGAAGAGCCAGAACTTCGACGACATAGTTGTCCTACACAACAAAACGCCCGTTTGGAACGACGAGACCCAATCTTACGTACTAAACTTCCACGGACGAGTTACTCAGGCAAGTGTGAAAAACTTTCAGATCGTACACGACTCGGAACCGGATTATGTGGTGATGCAATTCGGTAGAATCTCCGAAGATGTCTTCACTATGGACTTTAGGTATCCGCTGTGTGCGTTACAAGCGTTCGGTATAGCGCTCAGTTCGTTTGACAGTAAATTGGCATGCgagtaa
- the LOC124537744 gene encoding potassium channel subfamily K member 9-like: protein MSTSENRMIIRSVITPLSPRWRYAIERRIEDERQLTIRAVGDGARLKPGRFWNLPGTFLFAVYVMTALGFGAPVPHTLLGRTSALLYAILAIPTHIYLMVNASTCMIVSVEAYTKHLKDNFCGKFSEDKHDFVNKRENVSCSRDSEITKSSTKWYLCRKIIRCFGIIGAGRCVPLATIAYYIIGVVAFGILRNKTPLETAMFPLEFTTTGGLEHVEGYVRIFYGFYVEGAMCLLACGLAIVRRHGSSIFSNISEPCRLFETDTCEQCSSNKERV from the exons ATAACTCCTCTGTCTCCAAGATGGCGTTACGCGATTGAAAGACGCATTGAGGATGAACGACAACTCACCATACGAGCGGTCGGAGACGGAGCCAGACTCAAACCTGGACGTTTCTGGAACTTACCCGGCACGTTTTTATTCGCTGTCTACGTTATGACGGCtttag GTTTCGGAGCTCCGGTCCCACATACCCTATTGGGACGGACTTCTGCGTTATTATACGCTATCCTAGCAATTCCAACTCATATATATCTGA tGGTGAACGCAAGCACGTGTATGATAGTTAGCGTCGAAGCATATACGAAGCACTTGAAGGACAACTTTTGCGGGAAATTTAGCGAAGATAAACACGACTTTGTGAACAAAAGAG AAAACGTTAGCTGTAGTCGTGACTCTGAAATTACAAAATCATCAACCAAATGGTATTTATGCAGAAAAATcatt AGATGTTTCGGGATAATCGGAGCCGGTCGCTGCGTGCCTCTCGCCACAATCGCGTATTACATAATTGGCGTGGTAGCATTCGGAATACTACGGAATAAGACGCCTTTGGAAACCGCTATGTTTCCATTAGAATTTACTACTACTGGAGGATTGGAACAC GTAGAAGGCTACGTGCGTATTTTCTACGGTTTTTACGTGGAAGGTGCTATGTGTCTACTGGCATGTGGTCTTGCAATAGTGCGCCGACATGGAAGttcaattttttcaaatatatcggAACCTTGCAGATTGTTTGAAACAGATACTTGTGAACAGTGCTCAAGCAATAAAGAAagagtttaa
- the LOC124537885 gene encoding protein tumorous imaginal discs, mitochondrial-like isoform X1: MAPTRSIIGFLNPKTISAVFSPNISKTSCRFIHRCNNCSHFLRSPVVSTVTLGRKNIKYGELSARHRYIHTTSSLNARTDYYQVLGVSKNASAKDIKKAYYQLAKKYHPDANKSDPEAPKKFQEVSEAYEILSDENKRKQYDTYGTTSEQMGMGGGPGGPDGFTHQWQYKSTIDPEELFRKIFGDAGFKAESFSDFAESKFGYGAAQEIIVNLRFTEAARGVNKDINVNVVDTCPKCMGSRSEPGTKAIKCTYCNGTGMETFSRGPFVMRSTCRHCHGTRMLIKFPCVECEGKGQTVQRKKVTVPVPAGVEDGQTVRMAVGNNEVFITFKVESSSYFKRDGPDVHTDCTISVSQALLGGTVRIQGLYEDHTIQIVPGTSSHSIVRLSRKGMKRVSQHGHGDHYVHIKIQVPKTLSEKQKALIYAYAELEEETPGQIHGVSYDRDADSKKTGNANESQSIHEANREPENERDGKWTFIDSLFESLHRNRTSFVTGFVLSVIMCLFFLTNDPKDRYGVYEYIEKKESEGEARYPDVPLGYKDTIRKQREKNPHLYEA, encoded by the exons ATGGCTCCGACCCGGAGTATTATTGGATTTTTAAATCCTAAAACTATTAGTGCCGTTTTTAGtccaaatatatcaaaaacttCGTGTCGATTTATTCATAGATGTAATAATTGCAGTCATTTTTTAAGGAGTCCGGTAGTATCTACCGTGACATTGGgtcgtaaaaatattaaat ATGGCGAACTAAGTGCGAGACATCGATACATTCATACTACTTCTAGTTTAAACGCAAGGACTGACTATTATCAAGTTCTCGGTGTATCCAAAAATGCTTCAGCTAAAGATATCAAAAAGGCGTACTATCAGCTCGCTAAAAAGTATCACCCGGATGCAAATAAATCAGATCCAGAAGCTCCGAAAAAGTTCCAAGAAGTTTCCGAAGCGTATGAG ATCCTGTCCGATGAAAACAAGCGTAAACAGTATGATACATATGGTACGACATCTGAACAAATGGGCATGGGTGGAGGACCTGGAGGACCAGATGGTTTTACACATCAATGGCAATACAAATCCACCATAGACCCTGAAGAGCTCTTCCGTAAGATATTTGGAGATGCAGGATTCAAAGCTGAATCGTTTAGTGACTTTGCTGAGAGCAAGTTTGGTTATGGAGCAGCGCAAGAA atTATAGTAAATCTACGATTCACTGAAGCAGCTCGTGGTGTGAACAAGGATATAAATGTCAATGTGGTAGACACATGTCCTAAATGCATGGGGTCTAGGAGTGAGCCTGGCACCAAAGCAATTAAGTGTACTTATTGTAATGGTACTGGCATGGAAACATTTTCTAGAg GACCATTTGTGATGCGTTCAACTTGCCGACATTGCCATGGCACCAGAATGCTGATTAAGTTCCCATGTGTTGAGTGTGAAGGCAAGGGACAGACT gttcaacgtaaaaaagtaacagttcCAGTACCAGCTGGAGTTGAAGATGGACAGACAGTACGGATGGCTGTCGGCAACAATGAAGTCTTTATAACATTCAAAGTTGAAAGCTCAAGCTATTTTAAGAGAGATGGACCAGATGTTCATACTGATTGCACA ATTTCAGTATCACAAGCATTACTGGGCGGAACGGTGAGGATACAAGGCCTTTATGAAGACCATACAATACAG ATTGTTCCAGGCACATCCTCTCACAGCATAGTCCGTTTGTCTCGGAAAGGTATGAAGAGAGTTAGTCAGCATGGACATGGTGACCACTATGTGCACATTAAAATACAG GTACCGAAGACGCTGAGCGAAAAGCAGAAGGCCCTTATATACGCTTACGCTGAACTAGAAGAGGAAACTCCAGGACAAATACACGGCGTTTCTTATGACAGAGATG CCGATAGCAAAAAAACCGGTAACGCGAACGAATCCCAAAGTATACACGAAGCGAATCGCGAACCGGAAAACGAACGCGACGGAAAATGGACGTTTATAGACAGTTTATTTGAGTCGTTACACAGGAATAGAACTAGTTTCGTAACTGGTTTTGTTTTGTCTGTCATTATGTGTCTATTCTTCCTAACTAACGACCCCAAAGATAGATATGgtgtatatgaatatatagaAAAGAAAGAATCTGAGGGTGAAGCGAGGTATCCCGATGTACCACTCGGGTACAAAGATACCATACGCAAGCAAAGGGAAAAAAATCCGCACTTGTATGAAGCTTAA